A part of Scleropages formosus chromosome 3, fSclFor1.1, whole genome shotgun sequence genomic DNA contains:
- the fhip2a gene encoding FHF complex subunit HOOK interacting protein 2A isoform X1: MRDTDREFGNGSFGHVAYREADLVCPARRSEDRVGGKCERCVWFFFFFFFFFLQLAPSLPLQEDFVYHWKAITHYYIETSDDKAPVTDTNIPSHLEQMLDILTQEEGERESGETGPCMEYLLHHKILETLYTLGKADCPPGMKQQVLGFYTKLLGRIRQPLLPHINVHRPVQKLVRLCGEVLAAPTENEEIQFLCIVCAKLKQDPYLVNFFLESKTKVGVDRSPEGGALVGEAVRADGASSPDTGQTGPDLGPVAQTRIRNDAASAADQTVQPNHNYNLVNSLLNLTKSPDGRIVVKACEGLMLLVSLPEPAAARCLTENTALSQLLVDRLTAFYQALPPSMDPLDIETVESVNWGLDAYNLKEDTAAFAGKRALISFLSWLDYCDQLIKEAQKTTAAVLARAVRDRFLVPVLEPQLMQTSEMGILTSTALMNRIIRQVNSEALLRETVFFLLGEEREAETPGGVGRPLLRHRLIEHCNHLSDEISIMTLRLFEHLLQKPCEHVVYSLVLRNLEERCYQENKPQEEKEVLENGQLPEAVDLEEDPLFTDLSPGNRLSGSDWLSASPPRSPDHAKPDGKTEVHKIVNSFLCLVPDEAKSSYQVEGSGYDTYLRDAHRQFRDYCATCLRWEWLGTPKPFEKCNMEGPFFEGHFLKVLFDRMGRILDQPYDVNLQVTSVLSKLALLPHPHLHEYLLDPYINLAPGCRSLFSVIVRVVGDLMLRIHRIPDFTPKLLLVRKRLLGLEPEGSSIDHLTLLEGVIVLEEFCKELAAIAFVKFHASTTP; this comes from the exons ATGCGAGACACGGATCGCGAATTCGGGAACGGGTCGTTTGGCCACGTTGCGTATCGAGAGGCCGACCTCGTTTGTCCGGCGAGACGTTCGGAGGACCGCGTTGGTGGGAAATGTGAAagatgtgtgtggtttttttttttctttttttttttttttttgcagctcgCCCCGTCGCTTCCTCTGCAGGAGGACTTTGTGTATCACTGGAAGGCCATCACACACTACTACATAGAGACGTCAG ATGACAAGGCGCCCGTGACGGACACCAACATCCCGTCTCACCTGGAGCAGATGCTGGACATCCTGACccaggaggagggagagcggGAGTCTGGAGAGACGGGGCCCTGCATGGAGTATCTTCTGCACCATAAGATCCTGGAGACCCTCTACACGCTGGGCAAGGCTGAT TGTCCGCCGGGAATGAAGCAGCAGGTGCTGGGCTTCTACACCAAGCTGCTAGGGAGGATCCGACAGCCTCTCCTTCCCCACATCAATGTCCACCGTCCTGTGCAG AAACTGGTGCGGCTGTGCGGTGAGGTGCTGGCAGCCCCTACCGAGAACGAAGAGATCCAGTTCCTGTGCATCGTGTGCGCCAAACTGAAGCAGGACCCCTACCTAGTGAACTTCTTCTTGGAG AGCAAGACTAAGGTGGGGGTCGACAGGAGCCCTGAGGGGGGCGCTCTGGTAGGAGAGGCTGTGCGCGCTGATGGCGCCTCGTCGCCCGACACGGGTCAGACTGGACCCGACCTGGGGCCTGTTGCTCAGACCCGTATCCGAAATGATGCGGCATCTGCTGCTGACCAAACCGTCCAGCCCAACCACAACTACAACCTGGTCAACTCGCTGCTCAACCTCACAAAGAGTCCA GACGGCCGCATCGTGGTGAAAGCCTGCGAGGGTCTCATGTTGCTGGTCAGTCTGCCTGAACCAGCGGCTGCCCGCTGTTTGACTGAGAACACAGCCCTCTCCCAGCTGCTGGTCGACCGCCTGACCGCATTCTACCAGGCTCTGCCGCCGTCCATGGACCCGCTGGACATTGAGACTGTCGAGTCCGTCAACTGGGG ACTGGATGCCTACAACTTGAAAGAAGACACTGCAGCCTTCGCGGGGAAGAGAGCGCTCATCTCCTTCCTGTCCTGGCTGGACTACTGCGACCAGCTGATCAAAGAGGCCCAGAAG ACCACAGCTGCAGTGTTGGCCCGTGCCGTGAGGGACAGGTTTCTGGTGCCGGTCCTGGAGCCTCAGCTCATGCAGAC TTCAGAGATGGGCATCTTGACATCCACGGCTCTGATGAACAGGATCATCCGGCAAGTCAATTCCGAAGCCCTCCTCCGGGAGactgtcttctttcttctcGGGGAGGAGCGTGAGGCTGAGACTCCAGGTGGGGTCGGCCGCCCGCTCCTGCGGCACCGCCTGATCGAGCACTGCAACCACCTGTCTGACGAG ATCAGCATCATGACGCTTCGCTTGTTCGAGCACCTGCTGCAGAAGCCATGTGAGCATGTCGTGTACAGCCTGGTCCTGAGGAACCTGGAGGAGCGGTGCTACCAGGAGAACAAGCCccaggaggagaaagaggtgCTGGAGAACGGCCAGCTGCCCGAAGCTGT GGACCTGGAGGAAGACCCCTTGTTCACCGACCTCTCTCCAGGAAACAGGCTCTCTGGTTCTGATTGGCTAAGTGCTTCGCCTCCGCGGTCCCCAGACCATGCAAAGCCTGATGGGAAGACAGAGGTTCATAAGATCGTCAACAG TTTCCTGTGTCTGGTCCCTGACGAGGCCAAGTCTTCCTATCAGGTGGAGGGTTCCGGTTATGACACATACCTCCGAGATGCACACCGACAG TTCAGAgactactgcgccacctgcctGCGCTGGGAGTGGCTCGGGACCCCAAAGCCTTTTGAGAAGTGTAACATGGAGGGGCCCTTTTTCGAGGGCcatttcctcaaggtgctcttTGACAGGATGGGCCGAATCCTGGACCAG CCATACGATGTGAACCTCCAGGTGACTTCAGTGCTCTCAAAACTGGCCTTGTTGCCTCACCCTCACCTGCACGAGTATTTGCTGGACCCCTACATCAACCTGGCCCCTGGCTGTCGCTCACTCTTCTCTGTCATTGTCAGA GTGGTGGGTGACCTCATGCTGAGAATCCACCGCATCCCAGACTTCACCCCGAAACTCCTGCTGGTCAGGAAGAGGCTGCTGGGCCTGGAGCCTGAGGGGTCAAG CATTGACCACTTGACTCTGCTGGAGGGCGTCATCGTGCTGGAGGAGTTCTGTAAGGAGCTGGCTGCCATCGCCTTCGTCAAGTTCCACGCTTCCACGACCCCATGA
- the trub1 gene encoding pseudouridylate synthase TRUB1 isoform X1, translated as MATGVSGVVAAQRCSLSKLQSLNGLFAIYKKQGPTSADVLNQLKRKLFQEAGEKQTNPRKRKKQALKMGHGGTLDSAASGVLVVGVGGGTKMLTTMLTGSKKYTAVGELGKATDTLDATGTVTLQKTYGKTKHITKENMEEKLKKFTGEIMQVPPLYSALKRDGQRLSVLLKKGQEVEAKPARAVTVYHLSLRDFSPPLFTIDVECGGGFYVRSLVDDLGKELSSCAHVKELVRTKQGQFTLEEHALREDQWTIENIARVLQATPTEPVAESSAEPCPAARPRKDGEEQQGDDQGS; from the exons ATGGCTACAGGCGTGAGTGGAGTAGTGGCGGCGCAGAGATGTTCTTTATCAAAACTGCAGTCTTTGAACGGACTGTTTGCTATTTATAAAAAACAAGGTCCCACTTCCGCAGATGTATTAAACCAACTGAAGAGGAAACTTTTTCAAG AAGCTGGTGAGAAGCAGACGAACCCCCgaaagaggaagaaacaggcTCTGAAAATGGGTCACGGAGGGACGCTGGACAGCGCCGCCTCTGGTGTGCTCG TGGTTGGTGTTGGCGGTGGGACCAAGATGTTGACCACCATGCTGACTGGGTCAAAG AAGTACACGGCCGTTGGGGAGCTGGGCAAAGCCACGGATACGCTGGATGCCACGGGAACTGTCACACTGCAGAAGACTTATGGTAAGACCA AGCACATAACCAAGGAGAACATggaggagaagctgaagaagttCACTGGGGAGATCATGCAGGTGCCCCCACT GTACTCGGCTCTGAAGAGGGACGGACAGCGGCTCTCGGTGCTCCTCAAAAAGGGCCAGGAGGTGGAGGCGAAGCCGGCGAGAGCGGTCACTGTGTACCATCTGTCCCTGCGTGACTTCAGCCCCCCACTCTTCACCATCG aTGTTGAATGTGGCGGGGGATTCTACGTGCGGAGTCTGGTGGACGACTTGGGCAAAG agctgTCCTCCTGCGCCCATGTGAAAGAGCTTGTCCGCACCAAGCAGGGCCAGTTCACGCTGGAGGAGCACGCGCTGCGCGAGGACCAATGGACCATCGAGAACATCGCCCGTGTTCTCCAGGCCACGCCTACAGAGCCCGTCGCGGAGTCGAGCGCGGAGCCCTGTCCTGCCGCCAGACCTCGGAAGGATGGCGAGGAGCAGCAAGGCGATGATCAGGGATCTTAG
- the fhip2a gene encoding FHF complex subunit HOOK interacting protein 2A isoform X2 — protein MFSKFTSILQHAVEALAPSLPLQEDFVYHWKAITHYYIETSDDKAPVTDTNIPSHLEQMLDILTQEEGERESGETGPCMEYLLHHKILETLYTLGKADCPPGMKQQVLGFYTKLLGRIRQPLLPHINVHRPVQKLVRLCGEVLAAPTENEEIQFLCIVCAKLKQDPYLVNFFLESKTKVGVDRSPEGGALVGEAVRADGASSPDTGQTGPDLGPVAQTRIRNDAASAADQTVQPNHNYNLVNSLLNLTKSPDGRIVVKACEGLMLLVSLPEPAAARCLTENTALSQLLVDRLTAFYQALPPSMDPLDIETVESVNWGLDAYNLKEDTAAFAGKRALISFLSWLDYCDQLIKEAQKTTAAVLARAVRDRFLVPVLEPQLMQTSEMGILTSTALMNRIIRQVNSEALLRETVFFLLGEEREAETPGGVGRPLLRHRLIEHCNHLSDEISIMTLRLFEHLLQKPCEHVVYSLVLRNLEERCYQENKPQEEKEVLENGQLPEAVDLEEDPLFTDLSPGNRLSGSDWLSASPPRSPDHAKPDGKTEVHKIVNSFLCLVPDEAKSSYQVEGSGYDTYLRDAHRQFRDYCATCLRWEWLGTPKPFEKCNMEGPFFEGHFLKVLFDRMGRILDQPYDVNLQVTSVLSKLALLPHPHLHEYLLDPYINLAPGCRSLFSVIVRVVGDLMLRIHRIPDFTPKLLLVRKRLLGLEPEGSSIDHLTLLEGVIVLEEFCKELAAIAFVKFHASTTP, from the exons ATGTTTTCCAAATTCACCTCGATCCTCCAGCACGCCGTGGAAGCG ctcgCCCCGTCGCTTCCTCTGCAGGAGGACTTTGTGTATCACTGGAAGGCCATCACACACTACTACATAGAGACGTCAG ATGACAAGGCGCCCGTGACGGACACCAACATCCCGTCTCACCTGGAGCAGATGCTGGACATCCTGACccaggaggagggagagcggGAGTCTGGAGAGACGGGGCCCTGCATGGAGTATCTTCTGCACCATAAGATCCTGGAGACCCTCTACACGCTGGGCAAGGCTGAT TGTCCGCCGGGAATGAAGCAGCAGGTGCTGGGCTTCTACACCAAGCTGCTAGGGAGGATCCGACAGCCTCTCCTTCCCCACATCAATGTCCACCGTCCTGTGCAG AAACTGGTGCGGCTGTGCGGTGAGGTGCTGGCAGCCCCTACCGAGAACGAAGAGATCCAGTTCCTGTGCATCGTGTGCGCCAAACTGAAGCAGGACCCCTACCTAGTGAACTTCTTCTTGGAG AGCAAGACTAAGGTGGGGGTCGACAGGAGCCCTGAGGGGGGCGCTCTGGTAGGAGAGGCTGTGCGCGCTGATGGCGCCTCGTCGCCCGACACGGGTCAGACTGGACCCGACCTGGGGCCTGTTGCTCAGACCCGTATCCGAAATGATGCGGCATCTGCTGCTGACCAAACCGTCCAGCCCAACCACAACTACAACCTGGTCAACTCGCTGCTCAACCTCACAAAGAGTCCA GACGGCCGCATCGTGGTGAAAGCCTGCGAGGGTCTCATGTTGCTGGTCAGTCTGCCTGAACCAGCGGCTGCCCGCTGTTTGACTGAGAACACAGCCCTCTCCCAGCTGCTGGTCGACCGCCTGACCGCATTCTACCAGGCTCTGCCGCCGTCCATGGACCCGCTGGACATTGAGACTGTCGAGTCCGTCAACTGGGG ACTGGATGCCTACAACTTGAAAGAAGACACTGCAGCCTTCGCGGGGAAGAGAGCGCTCATCTCCTTCCTGTCCTGGCTGGACTACTGCGACCAGCTGATCAAAGAGGCCCAGAAG ACCACAGCTGCAGTGTTGGCCCGTGCCGTGAGGGACAGGTTTCTGGTGCCGGTCCTGGAGCCTCAGCTCATGCAGAC TTCAGAGATGGGCATCTTGACATCCACGGCTCTGATGAACAGGATCATCCGGCAAGTCAATTCCGAAGCCCTCCTCCGGGAGactgtcttctttcttctcGGGGAGGAGCGTGAGGCTGAGACTCCAGGTGGGGTCGGCCGCCCGCTCCTGCGGCACCGCCTGATCGAGCACTGCAACCACCTGTCTGACGAG ATCAGCATCATGACGCTTCGCTTGTTCGAGCACCTGCTGCAGAAGCCATGTGAGCATGTCGTGTACAGCCTGGTCCTGAGGAACCTGGAGGAGCGGTGCTACCAGGAGAACAAGCCccaggaggagaaagaggtgCTGGAGAACGGCCAGCTGCCCGAAGCTGT GGACCTGGAGGAAGACCCCTTGTTCACCGACCTCTCTCCAGGAAACAGGCTCTCTGGTTCTGATTGGCTAAGTGCTTCGCCTCCGCGGTCCCCAGACCATGCAAAGCCTGATGGGAAGACAGAGGTTCATAAGATCGTCAACAG TTTCCTGTGTCTGGTCCCTGACGAGGCCAAGTCTTCCTATCAGGTGGAGGGTTCCGGTTATGACACATACCTCCGAGATGCACACCGACAG TTCAGAgactactgcgccacctgcctGCGCTGGGAGTGGCTCGGGACCCCAAAGCCTTTTGAGAAGTGTAACATGGAGGGGCCCTTTTTCGAGGGCcatttcctcaaggtgctcttTGACAGGATGGGCCGAATCCTGGACCAG CCATACGATGTGAACCTCCAGGTGACTTCAGTGCTCTCAAAACTGGCCTTGTTGCCTCACCCTCACCTGCACGAGTATTTGCTGGACCCCTACATCAACCTGGCCCCTGGCTGTCGCTCACTCTTCTCTGTCATTGTCAGA GTGGTGGGTGACCTCATGCTGAGAATCCACCGCATCCCAGACTTCACCCCGAAACTCCTGCTGGTCAGGAAGAGGCTGCTGGGCCTGGAGCCTGAGGGGTCAAG CATTGACCACTTGACTCTGCTGGAGGGCGTCATCGTGCTGGAGGAGTTCTGTAAGGAGCTGGCTGCCATCGCCTTCGTCAAGTTCCACGCTTCCACGACCCCATGA
- the trub1 gene encoding pseudouridylate synthase TRUB1 isoform X2, with product MATGVSGVVAAQRCSLSKLQSLNGLFAIYKKQGPTSADVLNQLKRKLFQEAGEKQTNPRKRKKQALKMGHGGTLDSAASGVLVVGVGGGTKMLTTMLTGSKKYTAVGELGKATDTLDATGTVTLQKTYEHITKENMEEKLKKFTGEIMQVPPLYSALKRDGQRLSVLLKKGQEVEAKPARAVTVYHLSLRDFSPPLFTIDVECGGGFYVRSLVDDLGKELSSCAHVKELVRTKQGQFTLEEHALREDQWTIENIARVLQATPTEPVAESSAEPCPAARPRKDGEEQQGDDQGS from the exons ATGGCTACAGGCGTGAGTGGAGTAGTGGCGGCGCAGAGATGTTCTTTATCAAAACTGCAGTCTTTGAACGGACTGTTTGCTATTTATAAAAAACAAGGTCCCACTTCCGCAGATGTATTAAACCAACTGAAGAGGAAACTTTTTCAAG AAGCTGGTGAGAAGCAGACGAACCCCCgaaagaggaagaaacaggcTCTGAAAATGGGTCACGGAGGGACGCTGGACAGCGCCGCCTCTGGTGTGCTCG TGGTTGGTGTTGGCGGTGGGACCAAGATGTTGACCACCATGCTGACTGGGTCAAAG AAGTACACGGCCGTTGGGGAGCTGGGCAAAGCCACGGATACGCTGGATGCCACGGGAACTGTCACACTGCAGAAGACTTATG AGCACATAACCAAGGAGAACATggaggagaagctgaagaagttCACTGGGGAGATCATGCAGGTGCCCCCACT GTACTCGGCTCTGAAGAGGGACGGACAGCGGCTCTCGGTGCTCCTCAAAAAGGGCCAGGAGGTGGAGGCGAAGCCGGCGAGAGCGGTCACTGTGTACCATCTGTCCCTGCGTGACTTCAGCCCCCCACTCTTCACCATCG aTGTTGAATGTGGCGGGGGATTCTACGTGCGGAGTCTGGTGGACGACTTGGGCAAAG agctgTCCTCCTGCGCCCATGTGAAAGAGCTTGTCCGCACCAAGCAGGGCCAGTTCACGCTGGAGGAGCACGCGCTGCGCGAGGACCAATGGACCATCGAGAACATCGCCCGTGTTCTCCAGGCCACGCCTACAGAGCCCGTCGCGGAGTCGAGCGCGGAGCCCTGTCCTGCCGCCAGACCTCGGAAGGATGGCGAGGAGCAGCAAGGCGATGATCAGGGATCTTAG